Proteins encoded within one genomic window of Thermodesulfobacteriota bacterium:
- the rlmB gene encoding 23S rRNA (guanosine(2251)-2'-O)-methyltransferase RlmB, translating to MIIYGKNPVKELLADPRSRIDEVIAAKDSRKEGDHEILALAKKRGVRVQLLPREAVTRLTRTASHQGVAARVPEWEYSSVGDIIGRAQGKLEKLLVVILDHLEDPQNLGAIIRTVDVLGAHGVVIPKDRAASITPAVIKASAGAVNHVPVARVTNISNVIEELKREGVWIAGADAKAPKAVYEEDLSKVDLGLVIGNEGKGLSAKVREKCDFLVSIPQSGTVTSLNASVSAGVLIYEIMRQRGRA from the coding sequence TTGATAATCTACGGTAAGAACCCTGTAAAGGAGCTGCTCGCGGACCCGCGGTCGAGGATCGACGAGGTTATCGCCGCGAAGGATTCCCGGAAGGAGGGGGATCACGAAATACTCGCGCTCGCAAAGAAGAGGGGCGTGAGGGTTCAGCTCCTGCCCCGGGAAGCCGTCACGCGGCTTACGAGGACGGCGTCGCACCAGGGCGTGGCGGCGCGCGTGCCCGAGTGGGAATACTCGTCCGTCGGCGACATAATCGGGCGTGCCCAAGGGAAGCTCGAAAAGCTGCTCGTAGTCATACTCGACCATCTTGAAGACCCGCAGAACCTGGGGGCTATCATACGGACTGTGGACGTCCTCGGCGCGCACGGCGTCGTGATACCGAAGGACCGTGCGGCGTCGATAACGCCAGCCGTCATCAAGGCCTCGGCGGGGGCCGTGAACCACGTGCCGGTAGCGCGCGTCACGAACATCTCGAACGTCATAGAGGAGCTCAAGCGTGAGGGTGTGTGGATAGCAGGGGCCGACGCGAAAGCGCCGAAGGCGGTTTACGAGGAGGATTTGTCGAAGGTGGACCTCGGGCTCGTCATAGGGAACGAGGGGAAGGGACTTTCGGCCAAGGTGAGGGAGAAGTGCGACTTCCTCGTGTCGATACCGCAGTCGGGCACCGTTACGTCCCTAAACGCTTCTGTATCGGCGGGGGTGCTTATATACGAGATTATGAGGCAGAGGGGGCGTGCGTAA
- a CDS encoding ArsA-related P-loop ATPase, with product MTITDILGKKLIVITGKGGVGKTTVSLALAFLNARLGRRPVYVTLKEVRPGYPFFGFTGGVGSGETELAPGIRAHYIDPSAALDEYVKERFVRLYPLYAAILKSKAISGFFDAAPGLKELITIGKVWHLGNRPGGYDQVIFDAPSTGHAVPILDLPSRVLDMVRGGAFRSHIEWVEGFLKDPGKTAVLAVSAPEDMAVGETLELAGSVREAGINVLGAVLNYAVESPFTLAEEEAVLEAAEGSSRELEAIRLARLTISRARATAKYGKVLGRSLSGAVLTAPRILKKELSLEDLSELSREIENQAARP from the coding sequence ATGACGATCACCGACATTCTCGGAAAAAAGCTCATCGTGATAACGGGGAAGGGCGGCGTGGGGAAGACGACGGTCTCCCTCGCGCTCGCATTCCTCAACGCCCGTCTCGGCAGGAGGCCCGTGTACGTCACGCTGAAGGAGGTAAGGCCCGGATACCCGTTTTTCGGTTTCACGGGCGGCGTCGGGAGCGGCGAGACCGAGCTCGCCCCGGGAATCCGCGCTCATTACATCGACCCCTCGGCCGCGCTCGACGAATACGTTAAGGAGCGCTTCGTGAGGCTCTATCCGCTCTACGCCGCCATACTGAAGTCGAAGGCCATAAGCGGCTTCTTCGATGCGGCCCCGGGCCTGAAGGAGCTGATAACCATCGGCAAGGTCTGGCACCTCGGCAACAGGCCCGGGGGATACGACCAGGTTATATTCGACGCCCCCTCGACGGGACACGCGGTGCCGATACTCGACCTCCCGTCCCGCGTCCTCGACATGGTGAGGGGAGGGGCTTTCAGGAGCCACATCGAATGGGTGGAGGGGTTCCTGAAGGACCCCGGGAAGACGGCTGTGCTTGCTGTCTCGGCCCCTGAGGACATGGCCGTCGGGGAGACCCTGGAGCTCGCGGGCTCCGTCCGCGAGGCGGGGATAAACGTCCTCGGCGCGGTGCTCAACTACGCCGTCGAAAGCCCGTTCACGCTCGCCGAGGAGGAGGCCGTTCTCGAAGCCGCGGAAGGGAGCAGTCGAGAGTTGGAGGCAATCAGGCTCGCCCGCCTCACGATATCGCGGGCCCGCGCCACGGCGAAATACGGGAAGGTGCTTGGCCGGAGTCTTTCGGGGGCAGTTCTTACCGCGCCGCGCATCCTGAAAAAGGAGCTCTCGCTCGAAGACTTGAGCGAGCTCTCGAGGGAAATCGAAAACCAGGCGGCGCGGCCATGA
- the ligA gene encoding NAD-dependent DNA ligase LigA, giving the protein MNMKLTEKEAAEQIERLSREIDRHNDLYYVRNSPEISDSEFDAMLNELKELESRYPGLVRPDSPTQRVGGLVAEGFASVSHIVPMMSIDNVSTAEGARDFDKRVKRLLGTEDVEYVAEPKFDGVSASLTYQDGILLRGATRGNGLTGEDVTANLKTINTIPLRLGGGKIPALIEIRGEVLYPIEAFRKLNRELAEAGEPLFANPRNAASGAIRQLDSSITASRPLTFYCWGVGEVRGVEIATEWELVESLGEWGFKVDEHMRRCADIDEALDYQRGLEEIRDSLPYEADGIVVKVNRRDYQKELGATAKHPRWNIAYKFKPRQGTTVVNDITVQVGRVGLLTPVAELEPVGIGGITVKRASLHTDDIIKAKDIRIGDTVLVERAGDVIPDIVMPIIEKRTGKEREFVMPSGCPVCGTSVEREGAYFYCPNLSCPAQLKGRIRHMAGRRAFDIEGLGEKIVEQLLDVGLIKDPADVFYLKKDELTPLERFAEKSAANLIAQIEKSRNVPFDRFINALSIPHVGERVAQILAENFSSVDALMNATPEELTEIHTIGIEIAESVVHFFQYEQHRELIRKMLAAGVEIKYETKAPVSDKLKGMVFVFTGGLDTMTRDEAEKLVASHGGRATSSVTKKTSYVVAGKDPGSKLEKAESLGIEILTEEEFRKMVSEA; this is encoded by the coding sequence ATGAACATGAAACTCACGGAAAAAGAAGCGGCCGAGCAGATAGAGAGGCTTTCGAGGGAAATCGACAGGCACAACGATCTTTACTACGTCCGGAACAGCCCGGAGATTTCCGACTCCGAGTTCGACGCGATGCTGAACGAGCTCAAGGAGCTCGAATCGCGCTACCCCGGGCTAGTCAGGCCCGATTCCCCGACGCAGAGGGTGGGAGGATTGGTAGCGGAGGGGTTCGCTTCCGTAAGCCACATCGTCCCCATGATGAGCATCGACAACGTATCGACGGCCGAGGGGGCGCGGGACTTCGACAAACGCGTGAAGAGGCTCCTCGGAACCGAGGACGTCGAATACGTCGCCGAGCCGAAATTCGACGGCGTCTCGGCCTCGCTCACCTATCAGGACGGAATCCTCTTGCGCGGCGCGACGCGCGGGAACGGGCTTACGGGCGAGGACGTCACGGCGAACCTCAAGACCATAAACACTATCCCGCTCAGGCTCGGCGGCGGGAAGATCCCCGCGCTCATAGAAATAAGGGGCGAAGTGCTCTACCCCATCGAGGCGTTCCGGAAGCTCAACAGGGAGCTCGCCGAGGCGGGAGAGCCCCTCTTCGCCAACCCGCGCAACGCCGCGTCGGGAGCGATAAGGCAGCTCGACTCGTCCATAACGGCGTCGAGGCCGCTGACATTTTACTGCTGGGGCGTGGGCGAGGTCAGGGGCGTCGAAATCGCGACGGAATGGGAGCTCGTCGAGAGCCTCGGCGAGTGGGGGTTCAAGGTAGACGAGCACATGCGGCGCTGCGCCGACATCGACGAGGCCCTCGATTACCAGCGCGGGCTCGAAGAGATAAGGGACTCCCTCCCCTACGAGGCCGACGGCATCGTCGTCAAGGTGAACAGGAGGGACTATCAAAAAGAACTGGGCGCGACTGCCAAGCACCCGAGGTGGAACATCGCCTACAAGTTCAAGCCGAGGCAGGGGACGACGGTCGTGAACGACATCACCGTCCAGGTCGGGCGCGTCGGCCTCCTCACGCCCGTGGCCGAGCTCGAGCCCGTCGGCATAGGCGGCATAACGGTCAAGCGCGCGTCCCTCCACACGGACGACATCATAAAGGCCAAGGACATCAGGATAGGCGATACGGTCCTCGTCGAGAGGGCCGGCGACGTCATCCCCGACATCGTCATGCCGATCATCGAGAAGCGGACGGGAAAGGAGAGGGAATTCGTCATGCCCTCAGGGTGCCCCGTCTGCGGAACGTCGGTCGAAAGGGAGGGGGCCTATTTTTACTGCCCCAACCTCTCCTGCCCTGCCCAGCTCAAGGGAAGGATACGGCACATGGCCGGCCGCCGCGCGTTCGACATAGAAGGCCTCGGCGAGAAGATAGTTGAGCAGCTTCTGGACGTGGGGCTCATAAAGGACCCGGCGGACGTGTTCTATCTGAAGAAGGACGAGCTGACCCCCCTCGAAAGGTTCGCCGAAAAGTCCGCCGCGAACCTCATAGCACAGATTGAGAAGAGCAGGAACGTCCCGTTCGACAGGTTCATAAACGCCCTCAGCATACCCCACGTCGGCGAGCGCGTCGCGCAGATACTGGCCGAGAACTTCTCCAGCGTGGACGCGCTCATGAACGCTACTCCCGAGGAGCTTACGGAGATTCATACTATAGGCATTGAGATCGCCGAGAGCGTTGTCCATTTCTTCCAGTACGAGCAGCATAGAGAGCTCATTCGAAAAATGCTCGCAGCCGGTGTCGAGATAAAATACGAAACGAAAGCGCCGGTCAGCGACAAGCTTAAGGGTATGGTCTTCGTATTCACCGGCGGGCTCGATACCATGACGAGGGACGAGGCCGAAAAGCTCGTGGCGTCCCACGGCGGACGCGCGACTTCATCCGTAACCAAGAAAACGAGCTACGTCGTCGCCGGAAAAGACCCGGGCTCCAAGCTCGAAAAGGCCGAATCTTTAGGGATAGAGATTTTGACCGAGGAAGAATTCAGGAAGATGGTGAGTGAAGCATGA
- a CDS encoding M23 family metallopeptidase gives MSKIFTLLILALIVGGFVYIYPNIEWHSPEVNLKLDTDYLGTKPFDVEVSDKGKGLKSVTVKLSDESGETTLFEKTYPDGVMADRITVTADPARLGIKEGPAELKVTARDGSKLKFFSGNKTEVKKKVSVDLEPPAANLITTDHNINHGGSHLVIYKTSPDAVKSGVQVGEYFFPGYKSDFLEDNVYFAFFAYPYNVPAGETITLVAEDAAGNQKTASVPYRLKSIPYRKSNINISDNFIRDVITPLAGDSANADAKTAFLSVNSKLRKENDETIRNATSKSDSAILWNGPFHQLSNSKVEANFADERTYIYNGEPIDKQYHLGYDLAVTKRYPIEAANNGVVVYSGPLGIYGNAVIIDHGMGVSTLYGHMSSIDVNVGDEVKKKQIIGKTGQTGLAAGDHLHYGVYVNGVAVRPIEWWDPKWLNDNILLKIRQAKDEFGEGGSGAAQN, from the coding sequence ATGAGCAAAATTTTTACGCTTCTTATTCTCGCGCTGATAGTCGGCGGCTTCGTATACATCTACCCCAATATAGAATGGCACTCGCCCGAGGTGAATCTAAAGCTCGACACGGACTACCTCGGCACGAAGCCCTTCGACGTAGAGGTGAGCGACAAGGGGAAGGGGCTTAAGAGCGTGACCGTCAAGCTCTCCGACGAAAGCGGCGAGACGACGCTTTTCGAGAAGACCTATCCTGACGGCGTAATGGCCGACAGAATAACCGTCACGGCCGACCCGGCGAGGCTCGGCATAAAGGAAGGCCCTGCCGAGCTCAAGGTAACGGCCAGGGACGGCTCGAAGCTGAAATTCTTCTCGGGGAACAAGACGGAGGTCAAAAAGAAGGTTAGCGTCGATCTCGAGCCCCCTGCGGCAAATCTGATCACGACGGATCACAACATCAACCACGGCGGGTCGCATCTCGTAATCTATAAGACCTCGCCCGACGCTGTAAAGAGCGGCGTTCAGGTGGGGGAGTATTTCTTCCCCGGCTACAAGAGCGATTTCCTCGAGGATAACGTGTATTTCGCATTCTTCGCCTATCCCTATAACGTCCCGGCGGGCGAGACTATAACGCTCGTGGCCGAGGACGCCGCCGGGAACCAGAAGACCGCCTCGGTACCGTACAGGCTTAAAAGCATCCCCTACAGGAAGAGCAACATTAACATAAGCGATAACTTCATAAGGGACGTCATAACCCCGCTCGCGGGCGACTCCGCGAATGCGGACGCCAAGACTGCCTTCCTCAGCGTAAACAGCAAGCTCAGGAAGGAGAACGACGAGACGATACGCAACGCAACCTCGAAGTCCGATAGCGCGATACTCTGGAACGGCCCGTTCCACCAGCTTTCGAATTCGAAGGTCGAAGCCAACTTCGCTGACGAGAGGACCTACATCTATAACGGTGAGCCGATAGACAAGCAGTATCACCTCGGATACGACCTCGCCGTAACTAAGCGCTATCCGATAGAGGCCGCGAATAACGGCGTCGTGGTCTACTCCGGGCCGCTCGGTATCTACGGCAATGCCGTCATCATAGACCACGGGATGGGGGTTTCGACGCTTTACGGCCACATGAGCTCAATAGACGTGAACGTCGGCGACGAGGTCAAAAAGAAGCAGATTATCGGCAAGACGGGGCAGACGGGGCTCGCCGCCGGAGACCATCTTCATTACGGCGTCTACGTTAACGGCGTAGCCGTAAGGCCCATAGAGTGGTGGGACCCGAAGTGGCTAAACGACAACATCCTTCTTAAAATCCGGCAGGCGAAGGACGAGTTCGGCGAAGGCGGAAGCGGCGCCGCGCAGAACTGA
- the polX gene encoding DNA polymerase/3'-5' exonuclease PolX translates to MSKNREIAEIFENMADMLSITDENPFKIRAYKKAAVNILELREAIEDASARGELTEIPGVGKDLADKIREYVETGRMKEYERLQENIPLDTVELLRIPGLGPKTLSLLFKGLGIRNAADLEKALDGPEILKFKGMGLKKIEDIRRGIALLRESKERSRLGVVLPIGESLVEAVSRIPRTEGAILAGSLRRMRETVKDIDVLTISDNPPEVVEAFTSLRPEKDVLASGSTKGSVILQEGIQADLRVVGPESYGAALLYFTGSKAHNVRLRGLAQKKGLKINEYGVFRGEEMIAGETEREIYETLGLPFIPPELREDRGEIEAAMEGRLPDLIDLADIRGDLHTHTTWSDGKATIAQMADAAEGLGYEYIAITDHSPSQTIAKGLPIERLLEKKKELAEEAGKRKKIKVLMGTEVDIKMDGTLDYPDEILKDLDVVVASVHSGFKMDRETMTSRIISAIRNPYVHAIGHPTGRLINEREPYDVDIDLVIGAAAEYGKALEVNGSHPRLDLNDLHVRKAVDAGVKIIISTDAHSTAQLLFMRYGVGTARRGWVEKKDVLNALPFGELYEWLKSGRG, encoded by the coding sequence ATGAGCAAGAACAGAGAGATAGCGGAAATATTCGAAAATATGGCCGACATGCTGAGCATCACCGACGAGAACCCTTTCAAGATACGCGCTTACAAAAAAGCCGCCGTTAACATACTGGAGCTGCGGGAAGCCATCGAGGACGCATCGGCCCGAGGCGAGCTCACGGAGATACCCGGCGTCGGGAAGGATCTCGCAGACAAGATCAGGGAATACGTCGAGACGGGGCGCATGAAAGAGTACGAAAGGCTCCAGGAGAACATACCGCTCGATACGGTAGAGCTTCTCCGGATTCCCGGCCTCGGGCCGAAGACACTCTCTCTTCTCTTTAAAGGGCTCGGCATAAGGAACGCCGCCGACCTCGAAAAGGCGCTCGACGGACCGGAGATACTTAAATTCAAGGGTATGGGCCTGAAGAAGATCGAGGACATAAGGAGGGGGATCGCCCTCCTCCGCGAAAGTAAAGAGAGGTCGCGGCTCGGCGTCGTGCTCCCGATAGGCGAGAGCCTCGTCGAGGCGGTTTCGAGGATCCCCCGGACGGAGGGCGCAATACTCGCAGGCTCGCTCAGGAGGATGAGGGAGACCGTGAAGGACATAGACGTGCTCACGATCTCGGACAACCCGCCCGAGGTGGTCGAGGCGTTCACGTCCCTCCGGCCCGAAAAGGACGTCCTCGCCTCGGGCAGCACGAAAGGCAGCGTGATACTACAGGAGGGCATCCAGGCCGACCTCCGGGTGGTCGGCCCCGAATCGTACGGAGCGGCGCTTCTTTATTTCACCGGCTCCAAGGCCCACAACGTCCGGCTCCGGGGGCTCGCCCAGAAGAAAGGGCTCAAGATAAACGAGTACGGCGTATTCAGGGGCGAAGAGATGATCGCCGGAGAAACCGAAAGGGAAATCTACGAGACCCTCGGGCTCCCGTTCATCCCCCCCGAGCTCAGGGAAGACAGGGGTGAGATAGAGGCCGCGATGGAGGGGAGGCTCCCCGACCTCATCGACCTTGCCGACATAAGGGGCGATCTCCACACCCACACGACCTGGAGCGACGGCAAGGCGACCATTGCCCAAATGGCCGACGCCGCCGAGGGGCTGGGGTACGAGTATATCGCCATAACCGACCATTCCCCCTCGCAGACGATAGCGAAGGGGCTGCCGATCGAAAGACTCCTCGAAAAGAAAAAGGAGCTTGCGGAGGAAGCGGGGAAAAGGAAAAAGATAAAGGTGCTCATGGGCACGGAAGTCGATATCAAAATGGACGGGACGCTCGATTACCCCGACGAGATACTGAAAGACCTCGACGTCGTCGTGGCCTCCGTTCACAGCGGCTTCAAGATGGACCGCGAGACGATGACGAGCCGCATCATAAGCGCGATAAGGAACCCGTACGTCCACGCTATAGGCCACCCGACCGGGAGGCTCATAAACGAAAGGGAGCCCTACGACGTGGACATAGACCTCGTCATCGGGGCGGCCGCCGAATACGGGAAGGCGCTCGAGGTGAACGGCTCGCATCCCCGGCTCGACCTGAACGACCTTCACGTAAGAAAGGCCGTGGACGCCGGGGTGAAGATAATCATATCGACGGACGCGCACTCGACGGCCCAGCTCCTCTTCATGCGCTACGGCGTCGGAACGGCGCGGCGGGGATGGGTGGAAAAAAAAGACGTCCTCAACGCTCTTCCCTTCGGAGAGCTCTACGAATGGCTGAAGTCAGGGAGAGGATAA
- a CDS encoding ArsA-related P-loop ATPase, with product MTDLARLLTDKRIVVSIGPGGVGKTTISSLLALEAASRGRRTLALTMDPSRRLAQSLGVRPDAEFGRVTERRMREAGFAPEAELTVRLLDSRATFDALVMKTAPSEDATRTILSNNYYKSVASSLAGVHEYMAGEALLTSFEEGTYDLVILDTPPAEHLSGFLSAPSRLGAILDSSGFKSFVMMDRLSFGFTKLFTSVSLRFVEKIVGIDVLHDMWEFFSGFECVGEGMKARARKTDELLKSPDAAFVIVTSLREASIRNAASWRGELAEGGYDVGGVVVNRVLFPEKRRPAGRLPGGFSGRKELAQKLEANYRLYEGIADAERDALGRLRREFDFAAVPDAGSDIAALSDLHGLRKYLF from the coding sequence ATGACGGACCTCGCGCGGCTCCTGACGGATAAAAGGATCGTCGTCTCGATCGGCCCGGGCGGCGTCGGAAAGACGACGATATCGTCGCTGCTGGCGCTCGAAGCGGCGTCGCGCGGCAGGCGTACCCTCGCGCTTACGATGGACCCGTCGCGGAGGCTCGCCCAGTCGCTCGGCGTGCGCCCGGACGCCGAGTTCGGCCGCGTCACGGAAAGGCGGATGCGGGAGGCCGGATTCGCCCCGGAGGCGGAGCTTACGGTACGGCTCCTCGATTCGCGGGCGACGTTCGACGCCCTCGTCATGAAGACGGCACCGTCAGAAGATGCCACCCGGACAATCCTCTCGAACAACTACTACAAAAGCGTCGCCTCGTCGCTAGCCGGGGTGCACGAATACATGGCCGGGGAGGCGCTGCTGACGTCGTTCGAGGAGGGGACGTATGACCTCGTGATACTCGACACGCCGCCCGCCGAGCACCTTTCCGGGTTCCTTTCGGCCCCTTCGAGGCTCGGCGCTATCCTGGATTCGTCGGGCTTCAAATCGTTCGTCATGATGGACCGCTTGAGCTTCGGGTTCACGAAGCTCTTCACGTCCGTTTCTCTCAGGTTCGTCGAGAAGATAGTAGGCATAGACGTGCTGCACGACATGTGGGAGTTCTTCTCGGGGTTCGAGTGCGTGGGCGAGGGGATGAAGGCGAGGGCGCGGAAGACGGACGAGCTTTTAAAATCGCCCGATGCGGCCTTCGTTATAGTGACGAGCCTTAGGGAGGCTTCGATCCGGAACGCGGCCTCGTGGCGCGGGGAGCTGGCGGAGGGCGGATACGACGTCGGGGGCGTGGTCGTGAACAGGGTGCTATTTCCGGAGAAGAGGCGGCCCGCGGGCAGGCTCCCCGGGGGCTTTTCGGGGCGTAAAGAGCTTGCGCAAAAGCTCGAAGCCAATTACAGGCTATACGAGGGGATCGCGGACGCCGAGAGGGATGCGCTCGGCCGCCTCCGGCGGGAATTCGATTTCGCGGCGGTGCCGGATGCCGGCTCGGACATTGCCGCGCTTTCGGACCTTCACGGCCTGCGCAAGTATCTCTTTTAA
- a CDS encoding N-acetylmuramoyl-L-alanine amidase — MKRTALYFTIVALIAMFSSYGDVHAQDRGEKLYSQTLELYKSLAADPSKVNNKEIWNTIARAFYSIYSNYGGSEKAPNSLFLSGKMYEEMGDRFKSQDDLDTAVEYSRLFVRRYPDSNLADDAQLRVARIVEKESKPEAYLEYQKLIDEYPNGDMVTAAKNKTMDLAPFKPKTPVKSDDSPASGTAKYEPEAAGSGLVKVSQIRHWSTEDYTRVVIQLDKEMPFKPIFLKEDPANGMPPRLFVDIYGTRVDKDLYVEPITSGLLEEIKFARNTKDSVRVVLYIKSFDDYKVFALQDPFRIVMDIKGSGKTPEDYNIAKKEPEQYRYETTLPRDKVSSLSQALGLKIRTVVIDAGHGGHDPGAIGPSGLKEKDVNLKIAKALKEKLDREGRKFGITNVYLTRSDDRFIPLEERTGIAKKMGADLFISIHCNAARSKDAYGIETFILSFTNDQRSLAVAARENASSNMSRSQMSSVLKQYLLSAKIEESERFATHVQSSVVGKLSARYQPVKDKGVKKAPFVVLIGADIPSILVETAFITNPRDEKRLKDSSYIDQIADGIMAGVKRFSSEMQTASLQ; from the coding sequence ATGAAAAGAACGGCTCTTTACTTCACAATCGTTGCTCTCATCGCCATGTTTTCATCATACGGGGATGTACATGCCCAGGACAGGGGCGAAAAACTGTATTCTCAAACCTTGGAGCTCTACAAATCCCTCGCGGCCGACCCATCCAAGGTCAACAACAAGGAAATCTGGAACACGATAGCCCGCGCTTTTTACAGTATTTACAGTAACTACGGCGGGAGCGAAAAGGCCCCTAACTCCCTTTTCCTGTCCGGGAAGATGTACGAGGAGATGGGCGACCGCTTCAAATCACAGGACGACCTCGACACCGCGGTCGAGTACTCGCGGCTCTTCGTAAGGCGCTACCCCGACAGCAACCTCGCCGACGACGCCCAGCTAAGGGTCGCGCGTATAGTGGAAAAGGAAAGTAAGCCCGAGGCCTATCTCGAATACCAGAAGCTTATAGACGAATACCCCAACGGCGACATGGTCACGGCGGCAAAGAACAAGACCATGGACCTCGCGCCGTTCAAGCCGAAAACCCCAGTCAAATCGGACGATTCCCCGGCGTCCGGCACGGCGAAATACGAGCCCGAAGCGGCCGGGAGCGGGCTGGTGAAGGTCAGCCAGATAAGGCACTGGTCTACGGAAGACTACACACGCGTCGTCATACAGCTCGACAAGGAGATGCCGTTCAAGCCCATATTCCTCAAGGAAGACCCGGCAAACGGCATGCCGCCCCGCCTCTTCGTGGACATATACGGCACGCGCGTCGATAAAGACCTCTACGTCGAGCCCATTACGTCCGGGCTCCTCGAAGAGATCAAATTCGCAAGGAACACGAAGGACAGCGTAAGGGTCGTCCTTTATATAAAAAGCTTCGACGACTACAAGGTTTTCGCGCTCCAGGACCCGTTCAGGATAGTCATGGACATCAAGGGCTCCGGCAAGACGCCCGAGGATTACAACATCGCCAAAAAGGAGCCCGAACAGTATAGGTACGAAACCACCCTGCCCCGGGACAAGGTGTCGTCCCTTTCGCAGGCCCTCGGCCTCAAGATAAGGACGGTCGTAATCGACGCCGGTCACGGCGGGCACGACCCCGGGGCTATAGGCCCGTCCGGCCTCAAGGAGAAGGACGTCAACCTCAAAATAGCCAAGGCCCTCAAGGAGAAGCTCGACCGGGAGGGCAGGAAATTCGGCATCACGAACGTCTACCTCACGAGGAGCGACGACAGGTTCATCCCCCTCGAGGAAAGGACCGGTATAGCCAAGAAGATGGGGGCCGACCTCTTCATATCGATTCACTGTAACGCAGCACGGAGCAAGGACGCCTACGGTATAGAGACGTTCATACTGAGCTTTACCAACGACCAGAGGTCCCTTGCCGTCGCCGCGCGTGAAAACGCGAGCTCGAATATGTCCCGGAGCCAGATGTCGAGCGTCCTCAAGCAGTATCTCCTTAGCGCGAAGATAGAAGAATCCGAGCGCTTCGCGACGCACGTCCAGAGCTCCGTCGTCGGGAAGCTCTCGGCCAGGTACCAACCCGTAAAGGACAAGGGCGTAAAGAAGGCGCCATTCGTCGTCCTCATCGGGGCCGATATCCCGAGCATACTCGTAGAAACCGCGTTCATCACGAACCCGAGGGACGAAAAGAGGCTCAAGGACAGCAGCTACATAGATCAGATCGCCGACGGGATAATGGCGGGCGTAAAGCGCTTCTCCTCAGAAATGCAGACGGCGTCCCTTCAGTAA
- a CDS encoding MBL fold metallo-hydrolase — MKVIILGCATSTGVPIVGCTCPVCTSGNPRNNRTRCSIFVNTGGRNILIDTSTDLRFQALRHDITTLDAVLYTHSHADHTHGIDELRVYNFMNGRVIPCFGDARTIGNIKKNFSYIFDGGVSAGGKPKLVLNTVSGDFEADGVKVTPLPIFHADWTILGYRIGGLAYLTDCSGIPEETMEKLSGLEALVISALRYRPHPAHFNVEQAIETAEKLKPRLTVLTHMGHEIDYDALSAELPEGITPAYDGMELRLEEPAT, encoded by the coding sequence ATGAAGGTTATTATTCTCGGGTGCGCCACCTCCACGGGCGTTCCGATAGTCGGATGTACCTGCCCCGTTTGCACCTCCGGCAATCCCAGAAATAACAGGACGAGATGCTCCATTTTCGTCAACACCGGGGGGAGGAATATACTCATCGATACCTCGACCGACCTCAGGTTCCAGGCCCTCAGGCACGATATCACGACGCTCGACGCCGTCCTTTATACCCATTCCCACGCGGACCACACGCACGGCATCGACGAGCTCAGGGTCTATAATTTCATGAACGGGAGGGTGATTCCGTGTTTCGGGGACGCCAGAACCATCGGTAATATAAAGAAAAATTTCAGCTATATATTCGACGGCGGCGTTTCGGCCGGGGGGAAGCCCAAGCTGGTGCTGAACACCGTGTCCGGGGATTTCGAGGCGGACGGGGTGAAGGTGACGCCGCTGCCTATATTCCACGCCGACTGGACCATCCTCGGGTACAGGATAGGGGGGCTGGCGTATCTCACCGATTGCAGCGGGATACCGGAGGAGACGATGGAGAAGCTTTCGGGCCTGGAGGCTCTCGTGATAAGCGCACTCAGGTACAGGCCTCATCCGGCGCATTTCAACGTGGAGCAGGCTATCGAGACGGCGGAGAAGCTGAAACCCCGGCTGACGGTGCTTACACACATGGGCCACGAGATAGACTACGACGCCCTTTCGGCCGAGCTCCCCGAGGGCATAACGCCCGCGTACGACGGGATGGAGCTTCGGCTCGAAGAGCCCGCCACTTGA